A stretch of Sphingomonas sp. JUb134 DNA encodes these proteins:
- a CDS encoding UDP-N-acetylmuramoyl-L-alanyl-D-glutamate--2,6-diaminopimelate ligase, which produces MKLGTLLGTDGGPAVTGFAIDHRKVAPGTIFGAFEGATVNGEDFIPAAVAAGAIAVVARPEAVVEGAVHIADRNPRERFARLAAAFFAPFPETAVAVTGTNGKTSTVELTRQLWRMQGHHAASIGTLGVTTADDRVSTGLTTPDVVTFLSNVAGLAREGVTHVAFEASSHGLSQYRTEGLPVRAAAFTNLSRDHLDYHGDMATYFTAKLRLFSEVLDPDGAAVVWVDDPHADRVIDLARMRGNRLLTVGEHGETLRLVGRDPTLLGQTLTIEAEGETHKVNLPLIGAYQAANALTAAGLVLATGGDLKATLAGLSRLQPVRGRLERAVITRSGAPVYVDYAHTPDALEAAIAALKPHAAGRLIVVFGAGGDRDTGKRKPMGAAAAAGADLVIVTDDNPRSEDPAAIRAQVLEGAPDAREIGGRRDAIAAAIAEAGPEDIVLLAGKGHEQGQIVGDLVLPFDDVAVARECAGTA; this is translated from the coding sequence ATGAAGTTGGGAACTCTCCTCGGCACCGATGGCGGCCCGGCCGTCACCGGCTTCGCCATCGACCATCGCAAGGTGGCCCCGGGCACGATCTTCGGCGCGTTCGAGGGCGCGACGGTGAACGGCGAGGACTTCATCCCCGCAGCCGTCGCTGCCGGCGCCATTGCCGTCGTCGCGCGACCGGAAGCGGTGGTCGAGGGGGCGGTGCACATCGCCGACCGCAACCCGCGCGAGCGCTTCGCCCGCCTCGCCGCTGCGTTCTTCGCGCCGTTCCCCGAGACCGCGGTCGCCGTGACCGGAACCAACGGCAAGACCTCGACGGTCGAGCTCACCCGTCAGCTCTGGCGCATGCAGGGGCATCACGCCGCCTCGATCGGCACGCTCGGAGTCACCACCGCCGACGATCGCGTCTCGACTGGCCTGACGACTCCCGACGTCGTCACCTTCCTCTCCAACGTCGCCGGTCTCGCCCGCGAGGGCGTGACCCATGTGGCGTTCGAGGCATCGAGCCACGGCCTGTCGCAGTACCGCACCGAAGGCCTGCCGGTGCGCGCCGCCGCCTTCACCAACCTCAGCCGCGACCACCTCGACTATCACGGCGACATGGCGACCTATTTCACCGCCAAGCTGCGCCTCTTCTCCGAAGTGCTCGACCCGGATGGCGCGGCCGTGGTGTGGGTTGACGATCCCCACGCCGATCGCGTGATCGACCTCGCACGCATGCGGGGCAACCGGCTGCTCACGGTCGGCGAGCATGGCGAGACGCTGCGCCTCGTCGGCCGCGACCCCACCTTGCTGGGTCAGACGCTCACGATCGAGGCGGAAGGGGAGACCCACAAGGTCAACCTGCCGCTGATCGGCGCCTATCAGGCTGCCAACGCGCTCACCGCCGCCGGGCTGGTGCTGGCGACCGGCGGCGACCTGAAGGCGACGCTCGCTGGCCTTTCCCGGCTGCAGCCGGTGCGTGGCCGCCTGGAGCGTGCCGTCATCACCCGCAGCGGCGCGCCGGTGTACGTCGACTATGCGCACACCCCGGACGCGCTGGAGGCGGCGATCGCTGCGCTGAAGCCCCATGCCGCCGGCCGCCTGATCGTGGTGTTCGGCGCGGGCGGCGACCGCGACACCGGCAAGCGCAAGCCGATGGGTGCCGCGGCCGCGGCCGGGGCCGACCTGGTCATCGTCACCGACGACAATCCGCGCAGCGAAGATCCGGCCGCCATCCGTGCGCAGGTGCTCGAAGGCGCGCCGGATGCCCGCGAGATCGGCGGCCGCCGCGACGCGATCGCCGCCGCCATCGCGGAAGCGGGACCCGAAGACATCGTGCTGCTCGCCGGCAAGGGGCACGAACAGGGGCAGATCGTCGGGGATTTGGTGCTGCCGTTCGACGATGTCGCGGTGGCACGGGAGTGTGCGGGGACGGCATGA
- a CDS encoding UDP-N-acetylmuramoyl-tripeptide--D-alanyl-D-alanine ligase gives MTPLWTSAEIAAATGGTASAEFAVGGVTFDSREVAPGDLFVALSGEATDGHRFLDGAFVRGAAGALVSADTPHPSVRVEDTMAGLEALARAARARTDATVIGVTGSVGKTGTKEALFAALDRGAPGSAHRSVKSYNNHTGVPLSLARMPAATRFGVFEMGMNHAGELAALTRIVRPHIAVVTTIAPAHTAFFPSEAAIADAKGEIFQGLEPGGTAIIPFDSPHRDRLIAAARPHAGRIVTFGLGEGADVRAVEHVAIGTGGTFVIAKLGDRELSFTLAPPGVHWVANAMAVLAAVEAAGGDLAQAGLALADLPGLPGRGARTQIAIGEGSALLIDESYNANPASMRATLKVLAEEPGRKLAVLGEMRELGEASDRFHAELAGPLGEAGVSHAILVGAGMKALAEALEGTVDFVHVPDAAAAQDRLSALLAPGDAVLVKGSNGVGLAAVVAALAERG, from the coding sequence ATGACACCCTTGTGGACCTCGGCCGAGATCGCGGCTGCCACCGGCGGCACCGCCTCGGCCGAATTCGCGGTCGGCGGCGTCACCTTCGATTCGCGGGAGGTGGCTCCCGGAGACCTGTTCGTCGCGCTGAGCGGTGAGGCGACCGACGGCCACCGCTTCCTCGACGGCGCCTTCGTTCGCGGCGCCGCCGGCGCGCTGGTGTCGGCCGATACGCCGCATCCGAGCGTGCGCGTGGAGGACACCATGGCCGGGCTGGAGGCGCTCGCCCGTGCCGCGCGCGCCCGCACCGACGCGACGGTGATCGGCGTCACCGGCTCCGTCGGCAAGACCGGCACCAAGGAGGCGCTGTTCGCAGCCCTCGATCGCGGCGCGCCCGGCAGCGCGCATCGCTCGGTCAAGAGCTACAACAATCACACCGGCGTGCCGCTGAGCCTCGCGCGCATGCCGGCGGCGACCCGTTTCGGCGTGTTCGAAATGGGCATGAACCACGCGGGCGAACTGGCGGCGCTCACCCGCATCGTGCGCCCGCACATCGCAGTCGTCACCACCATCGCCCCGGCGCACACCGCCTTCTTCCCCTCCGAAGCCGCCATCGCGGACGCCAAGGGCGAGATCTTCCAGGGCCTGGAGCCCGGCGGCACCGCCATCATCCCCTTCGACAGCCCGCACCGGGATCGCCTGATCGCCGCGGCGCGCCCGCATGCCGGCCGGATCGTCACCTTCGGGCTGGGCGAGGGCGCGGACGTGCGCGCGGTCGAGCATGTCGCGATCGGCACCGGCGGCACCTTCGTCATCGCGAAGCTCGGCGACCGCGAACTGAGCTTCACCCTGGCGCCTCCCGGCGTGCACTGGGTCGCCAACGCGATGGCCGTGCTCGCCGCGGTCGAGGCGGCCGGCGGCGACCTCGCCCAGGCCGGGCTCGCGCTTGCCGACCTGCCGGGGCTTCCCGGCCGCGGCGCGCGCACGCAGATCGCGATCGGCGAGGGCAGTGCGCTGCTGATCGACGAGAGCTACAACGCCAATCCCGCCTCGATGCGCGCGACGCTCAAGGTGCTGGCCGAGGAGCCGGGCCGCAAGCTCGCGGTGCTCGGCGAAATGCGCGAACTGGGGGAGGCGAGCGACCGCTTCCACGCCGAGCTGGCGGGTCCGCTCGGCGAAGCGGGGGTTTCGCACGCCATATTGGTGGGCGCGGGCATGAAGGCCCTTGCCGAAGCCCTTGAGGGCACGGTCGATTTCGTCCATGTGCCCGACGCCGCTGCCGCGCAGGACCGCCTTTCGGCGCTGCTTGCGCCGGGCGACGCGGTTCTCGTCAAGGGCTCGAATGGGGTGGGGCTGGCAGCCGTGGTCGCGGCGCTGGCGGAAAGAGGCTGA
- the mraY gene encoding phospho-N-acetylmuramoyl-pentapeptide-transferase — MLYLIAETLGFPGVLNLVRYLSFRSGGAVATALFLGLIIGPWFIGWLRVRQGKGQPIRTDGPQTHLAKVGTPTMGGLMILTSMTLSILLWMDLRNPFVWACLFVTLGFAAIGFLDDYDKVRKASTAGVPGRVRLLLEFVIAGIASWLIIRETGTQLYVPFFSNVAIDLGPFYVVFAAFTIVAFGNAVNLTDGLDGLATMPVIIASVAFMVIAYLAGNAKFAGYLGIPYVAGAGDLAILCGAIAGAGLAFLWFNAPPAAVFMGDTGSLALGGALGAIAVTAHHEIVLGIIGGLFVVEALSVIIQVFFYKRTGKRVFKMAPIHHHFEQLGWAEATVVIRFWIVALVLALAGLSTLKLR; from the coding sequence ATGCTGTATCTGATCGCCGAGACGCTGGGCTTTCCGGGCGTCCTCAACCTCGTCCGCTATCTGAGCTTCCGCAGCGGCGGCGCCGTCGCGACGGCGCTGTTCCTCGGCCTCATCATTGGCCCCTGGTTCATCGGCTGGCTGCGCGTCCGCCAGGGCAAGGGGCAGCCGATCCGCACGGACGGGCCCCAGACCCATCTCGCCAAGGTCGGCACGCCCACCATGGGCGGCCTGATGATCCTGACCTCGATGACGCTGTCGATCCTGCTGTGGATGGACCTGCGCAACCCGTTCGTCTGGGCGTGCCTGTTCGTGACGCTCGGCTTCGCGGCGATCGGGTTCCTCGACGACTATGACAAGGTCCGCAAGGCGAGCACCGCGGGCGTGCCCGGGCGCGTCCGCCTGCTGCTGGAATTCGTGATCGCCGGCATCGCCAGCTGGCTGATCATCCGCGAGACCGGCACCCAGCTCTATGTGCCCTTCTTCTCCAACGTCGCGATCGACCTGGGGCCGTTCTACGTCGTGTTCGCCGCCTTCACGATCGTGGCGTTCGGCAATGCCGTGAACCTGACCGACGGTCTGGATGGCCTCGCGACCATGCCGGTCATCATCGCCTCGGTCGCGTTTATGGTGATCGCCTATCTCGCGGGTAACGCCAAGTTCGCGGGCTATCTCGGCATTCCCTATGTGGCGGGGGCGGGTGACCTCGCGATCCTGTGTGGGGCCATTGCGGGGGCAGGTCTCGCCTTCCTGTGGTTCAACGCGCCCCCGGCGGCCGTGTTCATGGGCGACACCGGCAGCCTGGCGCTCGGTGGCGCGCTCGGCGCGATCGCGGTGACCGCACACCACGAAATCGTGCTCGGCATCATCGGCGGCCTGTTCGTGGTCGAGGCGCTCAGCGTCATCATCCAGGTGTTCTTCTACAAGCGCACCGGAAAGCGGGTGTTCAAGATGGCGCCGATCCACCATCATTTCGAACAGCTTGGCTGGGCGGAGGCGACGGTGGTGATCCGCTTCTGGATTGTGGCGCTGGTGCTGGCATTGGCCGGCCTGTCGACGTTGAAGCTGCGATGA
- the murD gene encoding UDP-N-acetylmuramoyl-L-alanine--D-glutamate ligase: MIVAGGWSGRRYAVLGLARSGIATVNALLAGGASVTAWDSDPARRDAVSGATLADPLEIDLAGFDGVIVSPGVPLNSHPIAAKAAAAGVPVLGDIELFAQARADLPPHRVVGITGTNGKSTTTALIHHILQTAGMPVLMGGNIGLPILEQQPLPAGGVYVLELSSYQIDLTTTLDCDVAVLLNITPDHLDRYDGFEAYAASKARLFAMQSAGHAAIIGIGDTPSALIARHVAQAGRSADLTKIAPGVCMDQSRWPSLQGPHNAQNALAAIAACEALGVDNAAIDAGLASFSGLPHRMQRVAEVNGVAFIDDSKATNPESVAPALAAFPRIHWILGGKPKGDDLDACRPGFGHVVRAYTIGEAGTHFAEVLAPVMPVEEAGTLDAAVRAAAARAKQGEVVLLSPACASFDQFSDYAERGRAFARAVEDLR, encoded by the coding sequence ATGATCGTCGCGGGCGGCTGGTCCGGCAGGCGCTATGCGGTGCTGGGGCTTGCACGCTCCGGCATCGCCACGGTCAACGCGCTGCTTGCAGGCGGCGCGAGCGTCACCGCCTGGGACAGCGATCCCGCACGCCGCGACGCCGTGAGTGGCGCCACGCTTGCCGACCCGCTGGAGATCGACCTCGCCGGCTTCGACGGCGTGATCGTGTCGCCGGGCGTGCCGCTCAACAGCCATCCGATCGCCGCCAAGGCAGCCGCCGCGGGCGTGCCGGTCCTCGGCGACATCGAGCTGTTCGCACAGGCCCGCGCCGACCTGCCGCCCCACCGCGTCGTCGGCATTACCGGCACCAACGGCAAGTCGACCACGACGGCGCTGATCCACCACATCCTCCAAACGGCGGGCATGCCCGTCCTGATGGGCGGCAACATCGGCCTGCCGATCCTGGAGCAGCAGCCGCTGCCGGCGGGCGGCGTCTATGTGCTCGAACTGTCGAGCTACCAGATCGACCTCACCACCACGCTCGACTGCGACGTGGCGGTGCTGCTCAACATCACCCCCGACCATCTCGACCGCTACGATGGGTTCGAGGCCTATGCCGCCTCCAAGGCGCGGCTGTTCGCGATGCAGTCCGCTGGCCACGCCGCAATCATCGGCATCGGGGATACGCCCTCCGCGCTGATCGCCCGTCACGTCGCACAAGCGGGCCGCAGCGCCGACCTGACCAAGATCGCGCCCGGCGTCTGCATGGACCAGTCGCGCTGGCCGTCGCTCCAGGGCCCGCACAACGCCCAGAACGCGCTCGCCGCCATCGCCGCCTGCGAGGCGCTGGGCGTCGACAATGCCGCCATCGACGCCGGCCTCGCCAGCTTTTCCGGCCTGCCCCATCGCATGCAGCGGGTGGCGGAAGTGAACGGCGTCGCCTTCATCGACGACAGCAAGGCGACCAACCCCGAGTCCGTCGCACCCGCGCTCGCGGCTTTCCCGCGCATCCACTGGATCCTGGGCGGCAAGCCCAAGGGCGACGATCTCGACGCCTGCCGCCCCGGCTTCGGCCATGTCGTGCGCGCCTATACGATCGGCGAGGCCGGGACCCACTTCGCCGAGGTGCTGGCCCCCGTCATGCCGGTGGAGGAAGCAGGCACGCTGGACGCAGCCGTCCGCGCCGCCGCCGCCCGTGCGAAGCAGGGCGAGGTGGTGCTCTTGTCGCCGGCCTGCGCCTCGTTCGATCAGTTCAGCGACTATGCCGAGCGTGGCCGCGCCTTTGCGCGTGCGGTGGAGGACCTGCGATGA
- a CDS encoding FtsW/RodA/SpoVE family cell cycle protein, with protein sequence MTDVARAASLRADPLRERVQRHVGRGARSPIGLWFRDIDRVLLLIAMLLVALGLVAVAAASPATAVRYSSGAVKIPAMAYFWRQALWVVLSFPVMIGVSMLPATAARRFALGGAAVFLVLLMATPLIGVEINGARRWIGVGISQFQPSEFLKPLFIVATAWILSFRAKDPHLPVVPITGALTALVGCVLMLQPDFGQTIIFGSVWLTLLMIAGISTRIMALLGALGAGGVVAAYVFYDTARIRIDSFLFPDPNAVHTDSYQTDMAHAVLTAGGITGTGPGGGRIKFKLPEAHTDYIYAVVGEEFGLIACAAIALLFLALVVRVFVRLLDEEDAFRLLAAAGLAVQLGLQALINMAVNTGIAPSKGMTLPFISYGGSSMIALSLGMGLLLAFTRRNPYLTRSPYGTRWNG encoded by the coding sequence ATGACCGATGTTGCGCGCGCCGCTTCTCTCCGTGCCGATCCGCTGCGAGAGCGCGTCCAGCGCCACGTCGGCCGCGGCGCCCGCTCGCCGATCGGCCTGTGGTTCCGCGACATCGACCGGGTGCTGCTGCTGATCGCGATGCTGCTGGTCGCGCTCGGACTGGTCGCCGTCGCCGCCGCCAGCCCCGCCACCGCGGTGCGTTACTCCAGCGGTGCGGTGAAGATCCCGGCGATGGCCTATTTCTGGCGCCAGGCGCTGTGGGTGGTCCTGTCCTTCCCGGTGATGATCGGCGTCTCGATGTTGCCCGCGACGGCGGCACGGCGTTTTGCGCTGGGCGGGGCCGCCGTGTTCCTGGTGCTGCTGATGGCGACGCCGCTGATCGGGGTCGAGATCAACGGCGCCCGGCGCTGGATCGGGGTCGGGATCAGCCAGTTCCAGCCCTCCGAGTTCCTGAAACCGCTGTTTATCGTTGCCACCGCCTGGATCCTGTCGTTCCGCGCCAAGGACCCGCACCTGCCGGTCGTGCCGATCACCGGCGCGCTCACCGCGCTGGTGGGATGCGTGCTGATGCTCCAGCCGGACTTCGGCCAGACGATCATCTTCGGCTCCGTCTGGCTGACGCTGCTGATGATCGCGGGCATCTCCACCCGGATCATGGCGCTGCTGGGCGCGCTGGGCGCAGGCGGCGTGGTCGCGGCCTATGTCTTCTACGACACGGCGCGCATCCGCATCGACAGCTTCCTGTTTCCCGATCCCAACGCCGTCCACACCGACAGCTACCAGACCGACATGGCGCACGCGGTGCTGACGGCCGGCGGCATCACCGGCACGGGTCCCGGCGGCGGCCGCATCAAGTTCAAGCTGCCGGAAGCGCACACCGACTATATCTATGCGGTCGTGGGCGAGGAGTTCGGCCTGATCGCCTGCGCCGCGATCGCGCTCCTGTTCCTGGCCTTGGTGGTCCGCGTGTTCGTGCGGCTGCTGGACGAGGAGGACGCCTTCCGTCTGCTCGCCGCCGCCGGACTCGCCGTGCAGTTGGGATTGCAGGCGCTGATCAACATGGCGGTGAACACCGGCATCGCGCCTTCGAAGGGCATGACCCTGCCGTTCATCAGCTATGGCGGCTCTTCGATGATCGCGCTGTCGCTCGGCATGGGACTGCTGCTCGCTTTCACGCGCCGGAACCCGTATCTGACGCGATCTCCCTACGGTACCCGGTGGAACGGTTGA
- the murG gene encoding undecaprenyldiphospho-muramoylpentapeptide beta-N-acetylglucosaminyltransferase — protein MRGSKHYVLAAGGTGGHMVPAAALATELTARGHRVALVSDERGVRFPGLFDGVQTHVLPAGRLQGGPLGWLRAGREMLAGRAMAMALYDTFQPSAVVGFGGYPALPALLAAFARKVPTVIHEQNAVLGRVNRFVAGRVNAIATSYEDVQRLKPAYAGKVHLVGNPVRESVLALRDRPFPTPEEDGLFRVLVTGGSQGASILSQVVPDGLALLPLHFRRRLQVTHQARLEDIDRVRAQYAEHGIPAEIATYLPDLPERLAWSHVVIARAGASTIAELTAAGRPAILVPLPSATDDHQTVNAREITQAGGARTVPQTAFTPTELAKQIQKLGLEPQALENAALRARSCGRPYAVRDLADLVESIDSPPAKIPSGSAKPAVREALA, from the coding sequence ATGCGCGGATCGAAACATTATGTCCTGGCAGCTGGCGGCACGGGGGGGCACATGGTCCCCGCGGCGGCCCTTGCTACGGAGCTGACCGCGCGCGGCCACCGCGTCGCGCTGGTCAGCGACGAACGCGGCGTCCGTTTCCCGGGGCTGTTCGACGGCGTCCAGACGCATGTGCTTCCTGCCGGCCGCCTCCAGGGCGGGCCGCTGGGCTGGCTGCGCGCCGGGCGCGAGATGCTCGCCGGCCGCGCGATGGCGATGGCGCTCTACGACACCTTCCAGCCGTCCGCCGTCGTCGGCTTCGGTGGCTATCCCGCGCTTCCGGCGCTGCTCGCGGCCTTTGCGCGCAAGGTGCCGACCGTGATCCATGAGCAGAACGCCGTCCTCGGCCGCGTCAACCGCTTCGTCGCCGGGCGCGTGAACGCCATCGCGACCTCGTACGAAGACGTGCAGCGGCTGAAGCCCGCCTATGCCGGCAAGGTCCATCTGGTCGGCAACCCCGTGCGCGAGTCCGTGCTCGCCCTGCGCGATCGCCCGTTCCCGACGCCGGAGGAAGACGGCCTGTTCCGCGTGCTGGTGACCGGCGGCAGCCAGGGTGCGAGCATCCTCAGCCAGGTCGTGCCCGACGGCCTCGCGCTGCTTCCGCTGCACTTCCGCCGCCGTCTGCAGGTGACGCACCAGGCCCGGCTGGAGGACATCGACCGCGTGCGCGCGCAATATGCCGAGCACGGCATCCCGGCGGAGATCGCCACCTATCTGCCCGACCTGCCCGAGCGCCTCGCTTGGAGCCATGTCGTGATCGCCCGCGCCGGTGCCTCGACCATCGCCGAGCTCACCGCCGCCGGCCGTCCGGCGATCCTGGTGCCGCTCCCCAGCGCCACCGACGATCACCAGACCGTCAACGCGCGCGAGATCACGCAGGCGGGCGGCGCACGCACCGTCCCGCAGACCGCCTTCACCCCGACGGAGCTCGCCAAGCAGATCCAGAAGCTTGGCCTCGAGCCGCAGGCGCTGGAGAATGCCGCGCTTCGGGCGCGCAGCTGCGGCCGCCCCTATGCCGTCCGCGACCTCGCCGACCTGGTCGAGAGCATCGACTCGCCTCCGGCCAAGATCCCGAGCGGATCGGCCAAGCCCGCCGTGCGGGAGGCGCTGGCATGA
- the murC gene encoding UDP-N-acetylmuramate--L-alanine ligase codes for MKGVATDIGTIHFVGIGGIGMSGIAEVMKNLGYRVQGSDVAEGYVVQGLRDRGIPVAIGHAAANLGDAAVVVTSTAIQRGNPEVEAALARRVPVVRRAEMLAELMRLKSTVAVAGTHGKTTTTSLIAALLDAGGVDPTVINGGIINAYGSNARLGASDWMVVEADESDGSFLRLDGTIAVVTNIDPEHLDHYGSFDRAKDAYVEFVENVPFYGAAILCLDHPEVQAIIPRVRDRRIVTYGFAAQADVRGTNIVSKDGCNRFDAVVRERDGSQRTIAGIVLPMAGRHNVQNALAAIAVAIEMGIDDATIASGFGAFGGVKRRFTKVGTVAQPAMTVIDDYAHHPVEIRAVLSAAREASAGRVIAVVQPHRYSRLGALMDEFAQAFNDADAVYALPVYAAGEAPVEAVSGEALAERICRRGHRSARSVADAAALAQLLAADAREGDLIVCLGAGDITKTAAGLADAIVQAARVEQVA; via the coding sequence ATGAAGGGCGTCGCAACCGACATCGGTACGATCCACTTCGTGGGCATCGGCGGCATCGGCATGTCCGGCATCGCCGAGGTGATGAAGAACCTGGGCTACCGCGTGCAGGGCTCCGACGTGGCCGAGGGCTATGTCGTCCAGGGCCTGCGCGACCGCGGCATCCCGGTGGCGATCGGCCATGCCGCCGCCAACCTGGGCGACGCGGCCGTGGTGGTGACCTCGACCGCCATCCAGCGCGGCAACCCGGAGGTCGAGGCTGCCCTTGCGCGCCGTGTGCCGGTCGTCCGCCGCGCGGAAATGCTCGCCGAGCTGATGCGCCTGAAGTCCACGGTCGCGGTCGCCGGCACCCACGGTAAGACCACCACGACTTCGCTGATCGCAGCCCTGCTCGACGCCGGCGGGGTCGATCCCACCGTCATCAACGGCGGCATCATCAACGCCTATGGCTCCAACGCGCGACTGGGTGCCAGCGACTGGATGGTGGTGGAGGCCGACGAGAGCGACGGCAGCTTCCTGCGCCTCGATGGCACGATCGCGGTCGTTACCAACATCGATCCCGAGCATCTCGACCATTATGGCTCGTTCGATCGCGCCAAGGACGCGTACGTCGAGTTCGTCGAGAACGTGCCTTTCTATGGCGCGGCGATCCTGTGCCTCGACCATCCGGAGGTGCAGGCGATCATCCCGCGCGTGCGTGATCGCCGCATCGTCACCTATGGTTTTGCCGCGCAAGCCGACGTGCGCGGCACCAACATCGTGTCGAAGGACGGCTGCAACCGCTTCGATGCGGTGGTGCGGGAACGCGACGGCAGCCAGCGCACCATCGCCGGCATCGTCCTGCCGATGGCCGGCCGCCACAACGTCCAGAACGCGCTCGCCGCCATTGCCGTCGCGATCGAGATGGGCATCGACGATGCCACTATCGCCAGCGGCTTCGGTGCCTTCGGCGGGGTAAAGCGCCGCTTCACCAAGGTCGGGACGGTCGCCCAGCCGGCGATGACGGTGATCGACGACTATGCGCACCACCCGGTGGAGATCCGCGCCGTGCTCTCCGCCGCGCGCGAGGCCTCTGCCGGGCGCGTGATCGCGGTCGTCCAGCCGCACCGCTATTCGCGGCTCGGCGCGCTGATGGATGAGTTCGCGCAGGCGTTCAACGACGCCGATGCGGTCTATGCGCTCCCCGTCTATGCGGCGGGTGAGGCACCGGTCGAGGCCGTGAGCGGGGAGGCGCTGGCCGAGCGCATCTGCCGGCGCGGCCACCGCTCCGCACGCTCGGTCGCGGATGCCGCGGCGCTCGCACAGCTGCTCGCCGCCGACGCGCGCGAGGGCGACCTGATCGTCTGCCTGGGTGCCGGCGACATCACCAAGACCGCCGCCGGCCTCGCGGATGCGATCGTCCAGGCGGCGCGCGTGGAGCAGGTGGCATGA
- the murB gene encoding UDP-N-acetylmuramate dehydrogenase → MSTALRLDTGALPPVAGKVEPQGSLADFIWFRTGGPAEWLVRPDTVEALADLLATLDPQVPVLPVGVGSNLIVRDGGVPGVVVRLPKGVARVSVEPGNRVRAGAGAMGITVASGARDAGIAGLEFLRGIPGTVGGAVRMNAGAYGRDTSDILVEATVVTRQGAIETWPAARLGYTYRHSELPAGAVVVEAVFEGTPGDPAAIGAEMDRIAAEREASQPLRSRTGGSTFKNPDGHKAWALIDAAGCRGLRRGDAQVSEKHCNFLLNLGSASSAEIEALGEEVRARVKAHSGVELEWEIQRVGLAK, encoded by the coding sequence ATGAGCACCGCCCTCCGCCTTGACACGGGCGCGCTGCCCCCGGTCGCCGGCAAGGTCGAGCCGCAGGGCTCGCTCGCCGACTTCATCTGGTTTCGCACCGGCGGGCCGGCAGAGTGGCTGGTGCGCCCCGACACGGTCGAGGCGCTGGCGGATCTCCTCGCCACGCTGGACCCGCAAGTGCCGGTGCTTCCGGTGGGCGTCGGCTCCAACCTGATCGTGCGCGACGGTGGCGTGCCGGGCGTGGTCGTGCGCCTGCCCAAGGGGGTGGCGCGCGTGTCCGTCGAACCCGGCAACCGCGTGCGGGCAGGAGCGGGGGCGATGGGGATCACCGTGGCGTCCGGCGCACGGGACGCCGGCATTGCCGGCCTGGAGTTCCTGCGCGGCATTCCCGGCACGGTCGGTGGCGCGGTGCGGATGAACGCCGGCGCCTATGGCCGCGACACCAGCGATATTCTGGTCGAGGCGACCGTGGTCACGCGCCAAGGCGCGATCGAGACCTGGCCCGCCGCGCGGCTGGGCTACACCTATCGCCATTCCGAGCTGCCGGCCGGCGCCGTGGTGGTCGAGGCGGTATTCGAGGGCACGCCCGGGGATCCGGCTGCGATCGGCGCGGAGATGGATCGCATCGCCGCCGAGCGCGAAGCCTCGCAGCCGCTGCGCAGCCGCACCGGCGGGTCGACCTTCAAGAACCCGGACGGCCACAAGGCCTGGGCGCTGATCGACGCCGCCGGCTGCCGCGGCCTGCGCCGCGGCGACGCGCAGGTCAGCGAAAAGCACTGCAACTTCCTCCTCAACCTGGGGTCGGCCAGCAGCGCCGAGATCGAGGCGCTGGGCGAGGAAGTGCGCGCACGGGTGAAGGCCCATTCCGGCGTCGAGCTGGAATGGGAGATCCAGCGCGTGGGACTTGCCAAGTGA